In Fusarium oxysporum f. sp. lycopersici 4287 chromosome 9, whole genome shotgun sequence, the genomic stretch ATCGGTTTTCGTATGGTGAGCATGATTACTATGATGTTGGCGCTATGCGATTCcccaacaacaccatcatgaAGAGGTAAGTCTCTCGATGGATCGTTGGTGTCGCAATTGCTCACATGTTGCAGGACCTTCCAGCTGTTCAATTATATCGGACTCAAGCCCGGAAAAGGTGGCCTGATCCCATACTACATTGGAGATGAGGACAATGTGTGCCCAACATACTTCAACGATGTTTCCAGCGTCGGGAATGTTTGGACCGCAGAAGCGGATGATCcattcaagatcaacgagGGTCTTCCTGATAAAGCCAAGATCCCCGTTCAGTAAGTCTACTTCCTCCATCCCCGGCAGGTCACTAACAATAACATAGCCTACTCCAGGTGAACCCTTCAGACCTAGTCAGTGAGGCCCTGGAGGACTTCATCAAGGTGGCTGCGGAGAAGTTCAAGAAAGCTGTTGACGAGAATGATGAAAAGGGACCTGAGACGACTAAACTTTGGGCCCTTCTCATGGAGGCTGATAAGCTTAGCACTCGCCAGTTTCTCGCTTCGTGAGTAACCCAGTGCACCTGGATATTTGTAGTAGACTGACGCCGTGGTAGGGGAGATGGTgacaggaagaagagggagggcATCCCTAAGGACAACTCTGGTCCTATTCCCGAAGGACCGGGATACAACTACAACACCATCGAGTGGCTCGAGTCAGCCACATAGTAAGTAACCCTCAAGAACGCATTCGCATCTGTACTGACCCTTCTCAGCGGCACTGGATGGTACGACCAATCCCTCACAGAATGCGTTCTCGAAGAACTCGACTTCGCAACTCCCAAATCAATCGATGGCCAACCCACCAACTACTGGTGGTGCATTGACGGCGGCGCCCAAACCATCGCGCACCGCATGGCAAAAATGATTAAGCAACCCGTCCAGTACAACAGCCAGGTCGTCGCCATAGACGCCCAGGTCGAAGAGCGCAGGAAACGCAAGCCCAAGGACTACACTTCGATGAAAATCCGCATTAACAAGAATCAAGTTGTCAAAGAGAAGGAGTACTTTGCTGTGTTCAACAGTACCACGCTTGGTGCTCTTCAGAGAATGGATCTGAAGGATGCGGGTCTTCTTTGGGGTACGAAGCAGGCAATTCGGGCTTTGGGATATGGTGCTTCGTGCAAGGTTGGCATCAAGTTTGAGACCGCGTGGTGGCAGAAGGCCCCTTTCAACATCAAAAAGGGTGGTATCGCGCATACTGATCTTCCCCTCCGGGTTTGTGTGTATCCGTCCTACAACATCGAGTCCAATGAAGGCCAGGATTGGGATCCTAACAAGCCCGCTGTTCTTCTGTGCTCTTACACCTGGGGCCAGGATGCGCAGCGTATTGGATCTCTGATCTCACCCGAGACGCCCAAGAATGAAGAGCAGCTTCTCTCCGTTCTTCTCCATGATCTTGCGCTATTGCACTCAAAGCAGAGCGACTACACATACGATCAGcttctcgctcttctcaAGGATCAGTACCAGGACCATCATGCGTACGATTGGTACAGAGACGAGAACATGTCTGGCGCTTTCGCATACTTCGGCCCAAGTCAATTCTCCAACATGTGGTCAGAGATCATCAAGCCCAACGCCTACGGCCAACTGTACCTCATCGGCGAAGCGTCCTCCTCCCACCATGCATGGATCGTCGGCACCCTCGAGAGCGTCATCCGCGCAGTATATCTGATGTTTGAGGGCCTTCAAAAGCAAGAACCCGATAACGCAGCTTACAAGAAAGCCATTGAGCTCTTGAGTAAAGAACCCGAAACTCCCAAAGAAGGCGGTGATGTCTTTGGTGGATTTCCGGGTGATAAACCCCAAGAGCCGCAGAAGTTACCATCTGGTCTTCCGTTCCATCCTCTGCCGGAGGAGATGCCTAAGAGACAGCTGGATGCTGATCGTGATGCGAAGTTGGTCAGAGATCCGTTGGAGGATGTCAAGTTTGGTGACGAGGTTTCGCTTTTGTTCTCGAGTGCTATGATCACGTTGAGTTTGATTGAGAGCTTCTTTGAGTTGCAAGTTGATGAGGCCAAGGACAAGCCACAGTGAGCAGATAGTGTTTACATATGTCGAAAGAATTCAGAGATTCTTTTGTGCGCCAATTTGACCAACAAAATGAGCTTGAATTGGTGAAGTCTGCTGGAATATCTTCAAGTCTCTCGTGAGATTTATCACCATgagtcgtcatcgtcatcactCCAGTCCgcgccatcatcgtcatcaacccattcatcatcgtcttcttcaacttggcCCTCCTCAAACACTATTGGCGGAGTTACAGGCTGACCTTTTCGCTCAACTTCACTCCAAATTGTACCAAGCAAAGAGTGATCTCTGACCCAACCCTGGCATGAGGCAATGGGTCCCCTTTTTCTTGCCTTTCTATCATATCTCGCATGGGTAGCCACATTCAAAACGCTGATTTTATTGTCGGGGTCAACCTCTTGCCAGTGAGGTATCATGCTGTTGAAGTCGGGTAGGTAGGGTGGCCAGTTGCAGAAAGCTATTGTCATCTTAGGCCCTTCGTATACTAGACCGTCACGCTTCGTGTCTCGAGGGTTTGCTGTAGCCCATGCTCTCGCCCATCCTCCTTTGATATCATCATTTGAAAGGTCATCGTCGGAAGGATCAGGTCTTATGAAGACAGCAGATTCCAATTGTGAACACGAGGCCATATCTTTCCACAATTGCTCCTCCATCATGACGTTATACAGGCATAAACGTCGCAGTTTCGGCCATTTGGTAAAGACTTGATATTGCCCAATAGCAGTCTCGCCAAGGTATAATTCGTCTTTGACGCTGGTGAGCTCTTCGACGTTGACCagagcctcaaagccctGTCTGAGGGACTTTAAAATGATTACGTCTTCCCAAGGGTCTATATCCCTTCAGGGCATATCCACGATGAGAGTCTTGAGGACTGGTGCAAGAGTGATGAGAACGTCTTCAAGAATATAAATCGTTCGAAGGTCTTGCATAGGGTATCCTGCCCAGTCGTGCCTCGAATGCTCAGAATATCCATCGTCCACAGCAGATTCTGACCGAGACGCTTTGGGTGCTGCTCGATTACGGCGGGTTTGTGACCCATCGCTCAAATCATCACTGAAATCGCCTGACATATCACTGTCCGAGTCATTGTTGATACGGCCAGACCGCCTGCTTGCGCGACGAGTAGATGGGGAAATTGTATCATAAGTGGAAGCCGTATCAAACTTGTAACGCAATGGGTTGAGGTATAGTCGCGCTGACCCATAGGCGTCGCATGGTAATCGCCCGGTGATAGGGCTCTTTTTAGAGATATATCGTCTAAACTTGCGGAGTTTTGACTTTGTGTCAAGATAGAGACAATTTTGCCAGATGAGTTTGCAGGCAGTAGGATAGATTGCCTTAGACACTCTCGTCAATGACAGTAGCGTTTTTGTAATGGGATGTGATGCGGGGAGGATCGGTCGTGTCGCATCATTCTGAGGGACCAGACTCTCAACTATCAACAAAATAATCTCGATTGGGAGCCTGGTAATAATAGAAGCAACTGTGTGTTTAGCTTCCATGTTGGATATTTGTCGAGGTGATAAAACTGGATTGTTTTCAGTTGGTTGATGCGGTCTGCTGTTGCCTTACGCGTTGAGGTTATTCTACTAACCGACAAGCAGCTCGCTTAGGTTGCCCCGATACGTGAATGTGCTTCAACAAACCGATTCTAGCTGGCGTCAGTCATAAACAGTTTAGAATTAGAACATACTCTGTTTATGCGCTTGATATCACCCTGATTAATTTGAGTAGGTTTTGACTTGTCCTATAACCAGAGACTGAAGGTTGAGCAAGGTAACCGTCGCTTATCGTCTCAAGTGTTTACATTGAAATGATATCTCGCTGAGACATCACAAGCTTCACCAAACAGACTCAAAGCTCTTGGGGCATCCTGCCTGTTTGTCATTAGTAATGAGGTGCTGTGACTAATGTCCCATCCGAAGGAAAGCACTGCTTTCTTCGTTGCTTGGTTTACAAAAACTCCAAACACAACGCTTGTCTCATGTTTGTATGATGCCTTGAATGCGGGCTAGCTTGTTCGAACCAGCAAAGAAGCTTCTAGAGCTCAGCCTGGACTATATAATCCCGTCTTTCTCCCATAAGTTAGCAGGATTTAAGCCTGTTCTTAGATCCCAGAGTAAAATACAAAACAGAGCTTAGCCTTTGAGGAACAGACAACAGAATGGCAGATCGTTCAACCTACATTGTTGGGTGGATCTGCGCCTTAACAACAGAATTGAATGCCGCGGAAAGCCTTTTCGACGAAGAATATGACGTGCTTCTAGATGTACAAGCTCCCGGCGACAACAATATATATTCCTTCGGGAGAATGGGGAAACATGACGTTGTCGTGGCATCCTTGCCCGAATATGGTATAGGACCAGCCGCTTCTGTAGCTACGTAAATGCTGCGAACATTTCCTAATATTCGTCCTCGACTTATAGTCGgcattggtggtggtgctcCGAGCCCTAAGCATGATATTCGTCTTGGGGGTGTCGTCGTCAGTGTCCCCTTTGGAGCCAAAGGAGGAGTCTTACACCACGAATGTGGCAAGAAAATACAGAAACAGGAGTTTCAGTTCACTGGATCATTGAATCAGCCACCTCAGTTTCTGTTGACCGCTGTGGGATACTAGAAGCGGATTATGAAGGTCAAGGCCATGAACTGAACGAAAGAATCGAAAAAGCACTCAGCAAACGACCTCGCCTCAGGAAACGGTATGCTCGTCCATTGGTAGCGACAGACAGGCTCTTTGAATCAAGCCATACTCATCGAGAATCCCCAGCGCCGGCAGCATGCACAGATAACTGTGGCGAAGAAAACCTCATCAcccgatgatgacgatgactcAATGATCCATTATGGTCTCATTGCCAGCTCTGACAAGCTCATGAAGGATGCCACTATCCGGGATGAGCTAGTAAGGGAGGAGGGTGCATTATgctttgagatggaagcaGCTGGCTTGATGAACCACTTCCTCTGTCTGATTATACGTGGGATCAGAGCAAGGAATGGCAGGGCCCTCTCAGAAGCGTGTGAGGCTGGAAGTATTGAAATTGCCCGGCTCCTCCTCTCTGAGCGTGCGAAAGCAGACTATAAGTCCACTGAGTTAGAAGCCTGGGTTAGGAGTCCGTCACCCTATAATTACAATGAACTAGAGTGTTATACATTTTCCGAGTGTTCCCTAGTTTCCGCAGCAAAATCAGGCAATGAGCATCTTGTGCAGATGCTACTCGACAATGTGTTTGACCTTAGTAGGGTGGTTGGCCTTCGTCAGGAGTCCAAGGTTATTACGTCTATATACGTTAAGAAAGCCTTTGTCGCAGCTTTGCAAGGCTGTCACCAGAGAGTTATAACAACTCTTCTTGACGCCATGGTGAATCATACTCATACTGATGAATACGCTACCCTCAGTGCTGTATCTGAAATTCAGACTCAACACATCCTACGGGAATTTTCAGCCGCAATAGATAAAGAAGACAGCCCACCTTTCCTTGAGATTATGAACCACCTACACGAGATCTTACTCGGAGATCATAAGCACATTTTTTAGTCTTTGCTGAAAGAAGCAGGGAGACACTATTTCCAATGTAGTGAGACAGAAGACGGGCCATGGGAGCTTTGCGCACCTATTGAGGTCGCCGCTAAAATTGGAAGTGCAGACATAGTTGCGCAGTTAATTCAATCAGGCATTGGCCTAAACATTGACAAAGCACTCGATCTTGCAGTAGAATACGGGCGTGAGCATGTCGTTCGAGTACTATTAGGCCACATGACCGATATGAATTTTACCATGAACAGATCAGAGAGTGATCCATTGCGGATTCTTTATTTGTGGAGCGACCGAAGCGACTCCATAGCACATATGTTTCTGGATCATGGAATAGACTACAGTTACATTTATTTGGATGAAAATACTCTGCTTCATCTAGCTGCTGAATATGGCAAGGTCAATCTTGTGGAAAGGCTGCTGAGCCTCGGACATGCGGTCGACCAGGAGAACGACCACGGTTGTACCCCTTTACATAGCGCTTCTAGTATTGATGTCAAACGTGTCCTTTTAGCAGCCGGGGCCAATGTAAATGAAAGAGGTGACCATGGCTTGACGCCACTCCACACCGCAACGGAGCGGGGAGTTATAGAGGAAACGGAACTTTTATTACAATCTGGAGCCAGTATTTCTGCCCTGACCGACTGGGGATAGACTGTTATGGACGCAGATTTGTCGCATAGAGGATCGAGTGACTCAACTGTGTTACGAACTGCCAAGTTTCTGCTTGACAGTGGGCTCGGTACATATGACAAAAGTCCACTGGGTGCCATTCCTCTACACCTTGCTTGTGCAATATCTCGCGTCGATTTTGCCATGCTATTAATCCAGAAGGGAGCTGATGTTAACGCGAAGGATAATGGAGGAACAGCTCCCTTTCCAGGGCAACCGTTGACCTTTTGTCTCTGCTGGTAGGCCACGGAGCTGATGTCAACGCCCAAGATGACAACGGTTTCACAGCGTTACACCATGTAGACCTCCTCGATGACAGGTTTTACTCCGATGTTAGTTATCGATATCTCTTGGCAGACATGGCAGAGCTACTACTAGACTATGGAGTCGACATCGATGCGCAAGATAAGGAAGGAAAGACTGCACTGTATTAGTTCTTTAAACGCGGGCAACTAGCTGCAGCGAAACTATTGATAAAAAGGGGAGCTGATGTCAAGGCCTTGAGTGACTATGGGGAAACGATGCTTCACAGGGCAAATGATGATACTTTGAGTTTGTGCCCGGTTTTGCTGGAGCGTGGAGTTGATGTCAATGCATTGACGATAGAAGGCTGGTCACCACTTGCCTTTGCATTAAACAGAAATGTTGCAATACGAGAAGAAAAACGAGGACTAACACGTGCTGACCTTTCAGAAAAAGAGAGACTCTTAGCAATACCAGAAGTAAAACAAGTAGCAAAGCTTTTGGTCGAGAAAGGGGGTAAAACATCAGAAATTGGCGAGAAAAGGAATACAGTCTAGAAGAGTAGACAGAGCTATGGCGATACCTCAAGTAAATCTTGGAACCAAAGTATGTATTGTTGAATTTGACTTCTGAAGTGATTTTGTTAGATAGGGCAGGCCTCAAGATGCGCCATGAGCACTACCTTGACAAAATATTCAGCGTATATAAGCGTCAGAAGCAACCGCAATAGCTGAAAAAAAACGGGAAGCTACTACTGCGTATCCCTATCTTGGTTGCCAAGCCTTTGAAAGTGAAACTTGAGGCCTATAGGTGTCCACGGAATCGTGAACATGCCTAAACTCTGGATGACAGGTAGATCATAGCTCTGGCATTCTGCAATGAAACCATGCCTAGGGATCCTTTGCCCGTTATGCCGGTAAACGATTGTCCACCGCATATGCTCCCAACTGCTCTGATACGCGTTGAACTACAGGGTACAGCCAGATCTTCTCCCATCTAGTGCATATTCCCGTAAGTTTGCATCCACAAAGTCAATTCGCCTCACAAGGCTGGGTTACACTACATCTTGCCTCAACGAACTGGTAGATCATTCCTCTAAATGCGCAGATACATCCTCCAACGCACTGCAACACTGCATCGTGAAAGAATCGTCTTCTCATAACAGTGCAGATCGTCATTGTAACCAGCCACACTCGGATAATCACTACTGATTCGGAAACAAACTAGTCTGTGGCACAACTCAATTGACGACAAGGTTTCTTATCTTGCTGACCCATGTTGATGGCAAAAGAACCGGTGAGCCCAAGGCTTATCCAAACAGGATTTTTCCAAGCTTGACTACAAAAGTCCGCCGAGGGTCAAGAAAGAGGGGAATGCTTGGATGGAGACATTTTTTCGCCCAGAAAAGATCATCATGTCATTTTGCGGTGGCTGATAAACCCATCTCTCTATCTCACATCCCTGTCGATACGACGAATAAGCGTAGAAAGATGCTTAATGCCCAGCGCCAACTCTATCACAGCGCTAGTCATTACTCTATCTCTCGTGACCTATCTTTGTGCTTGGCCGAGCGGTCGATAATCCCTGCGACCTGCCGTTATCAACATAGGTCGGATTGGCGAATACTCCAAAAGTTCCAGGCGACGTGGGATCTGAGTCGGCGCTAGTTCCTGGAACAGGCAGTTCCTGCGGGGAAGCAAAGACAACGCCAAGATTCGATCGCCAAAACATCCCTGGAACTGCCTGATTTGGATCCGCGGCCGTGAGAGGGTCGTTGTTCGTGGGACATTTCCGTGCTATGCAGAAGTGCCGTGCAGGATATTGTACTATCACGAAATGGTATGGGTTTGTGACGAGTAGATTACAATAAATTTAATTTCGTATGATCAACAACATATAAATATCAACTATTTCCACCCTCAGAAATCCCCTTCTTCACTCCTCATCCCTCTCCTTgcagtccagtccagtccagccCAAGATGAGATTCACCACTCTATCCCTCCCCCTCTTCGCCCTGGCGGCCAGCGCCACCAAGAAGCCCCTCGTCAACGAGCTCAAGCTCCAGAAggacatcaacatcaaggacCTCATGGCCGGAGCCCAGAAGCTCCAGGACATCGCTGAGGCCAACGGCAACACCCGTGTCTTCGGTGGAGCTGGTCACAACGCCACTGTCGACTACCTCTACAAGACCCTCAAGGCGACTGGCTACTACaacgtcaagaagcagcCCTTCACTGAGCTGTACTCTGCCGGTACTGCCTCCCTCAAGGTTGACGGCGATGATATCACTGCCGCCATCATGACTTACACTCCTGCTGGTGAGGCTACTGGTCCTCTTGTCGTTGCTGAGAACCTTGGCTGCGAGGCTAGTGATTTCCCCGCTGAGTCTGAGGGTAAGGTTGTTCTCGTTCTTCGAGGAGAGTGCCCCTTCTCTCAGAAGTCTACCAACGGTAAGACTGCcggagctgctgctgtcatTGTCTACAACAATGTTCCTGGCGAGCTCGCTGGTACCCTTGGTGAGCCCTTTGGCGAGTTTGCTCCCATTGTTGGTATCAGCCAGGAGGACGGTCAGGCTATCCTTgccaagaccaaggctggtgaggtCACCGTTGACCTCAAGGTTGATGCTACCGTTGAGAACCGTGTTACTTTCAACGTCATTGCTGAGACCAAGGAGGGTGACCATGACAACGTTCTCGTGGTTGGAGGTCACTCCGACTCCGTTGCTGCCGGTCCTGGTATCAAGTAAGTTTCATATATGACTTTGAAATTACTCAACGCTAACAGACTCTAGCGATGATGGTTCCGGTATCATTGGTATCCTCAAGGTTGCTCAGGCTCTTACCAAGTACCGCGTCAAGAACGCCGTCCGCTTCGGTTTCTGGAGTGCTGAGGAGTTCGGTCTTCTCGGTTCATATGCTTACATGAAGAGCATCAACGGTTCTGACGCTGAAGTCGCCAAGATCCGAGCCTACCTCAACTTTGATATGGTGAGATACCCAACCACTCTTTGACAAAAACAAATACTAACAATTCCCAGATTGCCAGCCCCAACTACGTCTACGGCATCTACGACGGTGATGGAAGTGCCTTCAACCTCACCGGCCCTGCTGGCTCCGACGCCATCGAGAAGGACTTTGAGcgcttcttcaagaccaagcGTCTCGGCTACGTCCCCTCCGAGTTCAGCGGCCGCTCCGACTACGCCGCCTTCATCGAGAACGGCATTCCCTCCGGCGGTCTCTTCACCGGCGCCGAGCAGCTCAagaccgaggaggaggccaagaagttTGGCGGCGAGGCTGGTGTCGCTTACGATATCAACTACCACAAGATTGGCGACGatatcaacaacctcaacaagGAGGCTTTCCTCGTCAACACCCAGGCCATCGCTAACTCTGTTGCTCGCTATGCCAAGACCTGGAAGAGCCTGCCTAAGGTCACTCACAACACTCGACGATGGGATGCCGAGGTTGCTTCTGTTCTGAAGCGATCTAGCGGACACAGCCATGCTGGAGGTCCTTGTGGATCCGTTTCCGTTTAGGATGTATAACTTGTAAAAGTCTGTATTATGAGAGATGAGCGAGATTATGTAGAGTAGATAAAATGAGAAGACGAATTATGAGCTGAAATTTGGTCCATAAATGATTAATTGTGTCGGTTCTCTATCTAGAGTTCAAAGCGCTGACTACTTCTAAATGAACTCATTATATGTATTTTAACACCAAAATTCTAACTTCTTCTAACCCACGTTGTATTCAATAGGCACACGGACACGCGGCTCGCCAATACTGAAGCGGAGTTTGCTTACGTTGACATCATCAGAACCTCACTCCTGCAACCACCAAGTGATCAGATGGAGCAGAACTTCTTTTTTGTGGATGGCTTAAACGCCGATAGAACTTCAAAAAAGCTCATGCGACGGCATGTAATGAAGGGCAAAAATGCAGGGAAAACATTTCATCGACCGTCGCGGACGAATCAAGTTGTTCATTGTCGGCCAATGGAACGAATTCCTAGACCGCTCGCGACTCAATTCTTCAGCTTTCCGTTTCCTGTAGCCGTGACAAAGGTTGCTGGTAAAGCGATAGATGACTGTTAGTCCCCGTTCTTTCATATTTGTCACTATGCTGATGTCCTTAGTCTTCAACGTGACAGTCGGACTCGTCTATCCTTTTCAGCTAGGCTTTTCCCTTGAGAAGGATAAAGTCAAATGGCTCGAGATCATGTTTCATGATAAAGGATGCAAGTTATACACCTCTGCAAATGTTGCCCCTGCTAATAATCTGAAGCCTACGACTGCTCTCTGGCGCTCATCCAAGCGTCAAACGAGATATATCTCGGCATAGGCTACAACTGCACCAACTCACTGAACTGTATATCTCAGACCCTTGATCAGCTCCAGGTGAGATTGAATAGCAATGAGGCTTTGTCAGACCATACCATGTCGATCGTCATGGCACTTATCAATCAAGAGCAAGCAGCAGAACATTACGCGGCAGCCGAGACTCATATGGCGGGTTTGAAGAAGATAGTGGACCTTCGTGGTGGGCTGGAGAATATCGAAGATGGAATCGTTGCTGTCAAGATTTGCCGGTGAGTAGGTAATGTTTGATTTTGGATGGCGAGTGCTGATGTTTAAAGGACTGATATCCTCTTCGCCATGCAACAAGGTGGGCACCCACTGTTTTATCGAGACCATATGGTTCATATAAAAAGGATCTTGTCGTCTCGGGGCTTCACCTTGGAGAGTAGCTCGGATGCATACTCCCTCCGCCATAGCCGACTTGACTCAGCCCTCCAAGAAGCATCATTCGACGCCATAGGATTGTGCAGACTCTTCAACAAGCACATGGATGAGAAGCCTCTAAATCTACTTGAATTTCAAGAAGTTTTGATATCCATCTGCTATCGACTGCTCCGATTTCGTACTATTGGTGAATCCAGGCTCAAGCACGATATTCAGTCTGCCTACCATATCGGATTATCCCTATTTATGATCTCGATCTACTTTCATAACAAGCAGGATCGCATGGCGAGACCAGGACTTATCACAGCTCTTGTGAAGGAAGTCACTGAATCTATCTTGGATGATAGCGAAGATGAATTCACATTCtggcttctcatcttggGAGGAATCTCAGTTCCAAGAAACGATGGTCGGGAGTGGATGGTCGAGAAACTTCGAGACCTAGCTTCAATGCTTGGCGTTATGAATTGGGAACAAGCGAAGGATTGTTTGGCCATTTTTCCGTGGATGAATGCTATCCATGACGAACCAAGCCGGAAGTTATGGGACCTAGTCCGCTTGGTAGACGGATAATCACTTCATGGAGATAAAGCTAAaatgaaaaaaaaaaaccgTTAACTCCGTTCAAGGTTCATTCAACGCAAAAGCAATCAACCAATGAGGTTTCTGAGATATGCCGAGAACCTTCTAACCGGATTTGGTAGCAAGTCTCTCATTGGCTCAGTTTAGACTATAGTGGCACCAGGATCTTCATCTCACATTTTGAGATGGTTTCCGAATCGGGTAGCACGTCTTGTATTGGATGATTTGAAAACAAGGCTTCAATGTTTTGCGAATATCCAGACTTCGCATCTAGGGTTCTTTGAGTATAAATGGTGAGGATGGTCGCACTCAGACAATAGTCAATGCAGACACCAGTCATCTCAACGAACATCAACAGCATACTCAGATTATTACTCCAACATCCCAAGACACGTTCTCATCTATCGCCATGGCGTCAACAACAAACCCAGACTTTGGAGCCAATACCGAAGCCACTGAAGTTGCCAAAGCATTTACCGATGGTATTCGTGGCAAAACTGTCCTCATCACTGGAGTCAACCGTGGAGGTATTGGCTTTGCAACCGCACAGGCTTTTGTAAGTCCCCCCTCCTGGATCAGATTCTCATGCTTACCGTCTCAAGTCCACTCAGTCCCCGGCACATGTAATTCTCGCCGGCCGTAGTGCTTCCAAGGCGAAGGAGAGCATCGATGAACTCAAGGCCGAGTTCCCAGATGTAGACTACCGGTTCTTGGAGGTCGACCTCTCTAGTCAAGCATCCGTCCGCAACGCAGCCAAAGAATTCCTTTCCTGGTCCGATATACCTGCTATTGATTTGATCATCAACAGCGCCGGCGTCATGGCCGTTCAAGAGCGCACTCTATCCAAGGATGGTATTGAAATGCATCTGGCAACCAACCACATTGGTCACTGGCTTCTCAGCTGCCTCCTAATGcccaagctcatcaaagcATCCGAGGTCAAACCAAAGGGTTCCGTTCGTATCGTCAATGTCACTTCTGCCTCGCCTATGGTGTCAAACATGCGCTGGAACGACATGAACtttgacaagaagaacaaagacCTTCCTCAAGAGGAGCAGCCAAACTATCAGTTCTTCAAACTTTGGGGATATGAAAACAGTGAAGAAACTGCTTATGTTCCCCTCGATGGGTACAATCGCAGCAAAGTTGCCAACGTCCTTTTCGGCATCGAGGCTAACAAGCGTCTCTTTGAAAAGCACGGCATTCTCACTCTTGCTGCTCACCCTGGTGTCATCATGACGACTGAGCTGGGAAGAAACTTTCCCAAAGAAACGCTGGAAGCTGCTAAAAAGTTGGGGTCGATGGGCTTTTATACTCACAAGTCGTTAGAAGCCGGGGCTTCGACTAGTCTTGTTGCGGCATTGGATCCAAAGCTTGCCAACGGAATTGGAGAGACTCATGAAGGGAGTGACAATTATGGAGCGTATCTTGCTGATTGTCAGATCAGTACGGGAGCGAAGCCGCTGGCTGTTTCGAGCAGTGAGGCTAAGAAACTGTGGGATTTCTCTGAGGAGGCAACTGGACAGAAGTTCTCGTGGTAATTATTCTGCGAGCTTTCTGCTGTTATTGGGTTTTACTCGTGATAGTCGAAGAGGCCAATCTGTTGATTATACCAGCCTTCCTATATCATGGTCTTATCTGATATTCTGAGTGAC encodes the following:
- a CDS encoding aminopeptidase, whose protein sequence is MRFTTLSLPLFALAASATKKPLVNELKLQKDINIKDLMAGAQKLQDIAEANGNTRVFGGAGHNATVDYLYKTLKATGYYNVKKQPFTELYSAGTASLKVDGDDITAAIMTYTPAGEATGPLVVAENLGCEASDFPAESEGKVVLVLRGECPFSQKSTNGKTAGAAAVIVYNNVPGELAGTLGEPFGEFAPIVGISQEDGQAILAKTKAGEVTVDLKVDATVENRVTFNVIAETKEGDHDNVLVVGGHSDSVAAGPGINDDGSGIIGILKVAQALTKYRVKNAVRFGFWSAEEFGLLGSYAYMKSINGSDAEVAKIRAYLNFDMIASPNYVYGIYDGDGSAFNLTGPAGSDAIEKDFERFFKTKRLGYVPSEFSGRSDYAAFIENGIPSGGLFTGAEQLKTEEEAKKFGGEAGVAYDINYHKIGDDINNLNKEAFLVNTQAIANSVARYAKTWKSLPKVTHNTRRWDAEVASVLKRSSGHSHAGGPCGSVSV